One genomic window of Gossypium hirsutum isolate 1008001.06 chromosome D11, Gossypium_hirsutum_v2.1, whole genome shotgun sequence includes the following:
- the LOC107898834 gene encoding scarecrow-like protein 9: protein MDPRFEGFSVFQKENFKEFHYHPSEPPASSLRHEEDLSEDCDFSDSILRYINDILMEEDMEDKSCMLQESLDLQAAEKSFYDVLGKKYPPSPEHNSRSFGDNNGDLLQNQTQSPNVSSISQSSYNSSSMVSLDGMLESPNSTLQVPESIWQFNKGVEEASKFIPSNVDLFGNFESYSKGRKFSNRDDVADEDERTSKQVAVCSETSVRSEMLDMVLLCSSGKPPTRFTALRDSLRDGIGRKVQQKGRGKKQSGKKEVVDLRTLLITCAQAVAAGDRNGTSSELLKQIRQHSSPFGDGNQRLAHYLAEALEARLAGTGSHIYKSLVSYRTSAYDIMKAYLLYVAACPFRKVSHFICNKSINVASRKSMRLHVIDFGILYGFQWPTLIERLSLRPEGPPKLRITGIDFPQPGFKPAERVEETGRRLAAYAEEFKVPFQYKAIAKKWETVRLEELEIEEDEFVVVNCLYRAKNLLDETVAVHSPRNIVLNLIRKINPNLFIHGIINGAFNAPFFVTRFREALFHFSSMFDMLDAIVPREDWERMLIEREILGREALNAIACESWERVERPETVKQWHARILRAGFLQQPFQREIVKEAFERVQTFYHKDFVIDEDKLWLVQGWKGRIIYALSAWKPA from the coding sequence ATGGATCCAAGGTTTGAAGGGTTTTCAGTTTTCCAGAAGGAAAACTTTAAGGAATTTCATTACCACCCATCCGAACCACCAGCTTCAAGTTTGAGACATGAAGAAGATTTGTCTGAAGATTGTGATTTTTCAGATTCAATTTTGAGATACATAAATGATATTCTCATGGAAGAAGACATGGAAGACAAATCATGTATGCTTCAAGAATCTTTAGATCTTCAAGCTGCTGAGAAATCATTTTATGATGTACTTGGTAAGAAATATCCACCTTCACCTGAACATAACAGTCGAAGTTTTGGGGACAACAATGGGGACCTGTTACAAAACCAGACACAAAGCCCTAATGTTTCTAGTATATCTCAATCATCATACAATTCTTCTTCAATGGTTAGTTTAGATGGTATGTTGGAATCTCCAAATAGTACACTTCAAGTACCTGAATCAATTTGGCAATTTAATAAAGGGGTTGAAGAAGCTAGTAAATTTATACCATCGAATGTGGATCtatttggaaattttgaaagttactcAAAAGGGAGGAAATTTTCTAATAGAGATGATGTTGCTGATGAAGATGAAAGGACTAGTAAACAAGTAGCTGTTTGTTCAGAAACAAGTGTTAGGTCAGAGATGTTGGATATGGTGTTACTTTGTAGTTCCGGTAAGCCGCCGACCCGTTTCACGGCGCTCCGTGATTCGTTACGGGATGGGATCGGTCGAAAAGTTCAACAAAAAGGCAGGGGAAAAAAACAGAGTGGGAAAAAAGAAGTAGTGGATTTAAGGACACTGCTTATTACTTGTGCACAAGCCGTTGCGGCTGGTGATCGGAACGGGACATCGAGCGAGTTATTGAAGCAAATACGACAACATTCGTCGCCGTTCGGTGACGGGAATCAACGGTTAGCTCATTACCTCGCCGAGGCACTCGAAGCACGGTTAGCCGGTACGGGTAGTCATATTTATAAGAGTCTTGTTAGTTATAGAACTTCAGCTTATGATATTATGAAAGCTTACTTACTGTACGTTGCTGCTTGTCCTTTTAGAAAGGTTTCTCATTTCATATGTAATAAGTCTATTAATGTTGCATCAAGGAAATCAATGAGGCTTCATGTTATTGATTTTGGTATTCTGTATGGTTTTCAATGGCCTACGTTAATCGAGCGGCTTTCGTTGAGGCCTGAAGGTCCTCCGAAACTTCGGATTACCGGAATCGATTTCCCGCAACCTGGGTTTAAGCCGGCTGAGAGAGTCGAGGAAACAGGGAGGCGTTTAGCAGCTTATGCTGAAGAGTTTAAAGTGCCGTTTCAGTACAAAGCAATAGCGAAGAAATGGGAGACGGTCCGACTCGAGGAACTTGAAATCGAGGAGGATGAGTTCGTTGTTGTTAACTGTTTGTATCGTGCTAAGAATTTGCTTGATGAAACCGTGGCGGTACACAGTCCGAGGAATATTGTTCTCAACTTGATACGGAAGATTAATCCGAATTTGTTCATCCATGGGATTATTAATGGTGCTTTCAATGCTCCATTCTTTGTAACACGGTTCCGAGAGGCCTTGTTTCATTTCTCATCAATGTTTGACATGCTCGACGCGATCGTGCCTCGCGAAGATTGGGAAAGGATGTTGATCGAGAGAGAGATCTTAGGCAGGGAGGCCTTGAATGCCATTGCTTGTGAGAGTTGGGAGAGAGTAGAGCGGCCGGAAACAGTCAAACAATGGCACGCACGTATCCTAAGGGCCGGTTTTCTACAACAGCCATTCCAACGGGAGATAGTCAAGGAAGCATTCGAGCGAGTCCAGACGTTTTACCACAAGGATTTCGTGATCGACGAAGATAAGCTGTGGCTGGTACAAGGGTGGAAAGGCAGAATAATCTATGCCCTTTCTGCTTGGAAACCTGCATAA
- the LOC107898835 gene encoding uncharacterized protein produces the protein MEYENQYRLTPRPKYDCLLFDLDDTLYPISSGLQRECGKNIKDYMVEKLGIEKDKIVELSNALYKNYGTTMAGLRAIGYDFDYDEYHSYVHGRLPYENLRQDPLLRSLLLSLPVRKIIFTNADKDHAKKALKKLGLEDCFEGIICFETLNPIHKNTVSDDEDDIEFLGSSVTRNDSLKTPEIFDIIGHFANPNPDVTLPKTPIVCKPQESAIERALKIAKINPQRTLFFDDSVRNIQAGKRVGLHTVLVGSSQRPKGADYALESIHNIKQALPELWETDMKSEVNYTGQVAVETSVTA, from the exons ATGGAATATGAAAACCAATACAGGCTAACTCCAAGGCCTAAATATGATTGCCTTCTATTCG ACCTTGATGATACCCTTTATCCTATTAGTTCTGGTCTTCAAAGAGAATGTGGAAAGAACATCAAAG ATTACATGGTCGAAAAGCTTGGAATTGAAAAGGACAAAATTGTTGAATTGTCCAATGCTTTGTACAAGAATTATGGGACAACAATGGCTGGCCTTAGG GCTATTGGTTATGACTTTGACTATGATGAATACCACag TTATGTTCATGGAAGACTCCCTTATGAGAACTTAAGACAAGATCCTCTATTAAGGAGTCTATTGCTTAGTTTGCCTGTTAGAAAAATT atCTTTACAAATGCAGACAAGGACCATGCTAAAAAAGCTCTTAAAAAACTGGGATTAGAGGACTGTTTTGAAGGGATTATTTGCTTTGAAACCCTTAATCCTATCCATAAGAACACAGTTTCTGATGATGAAGATGACATTGAATTCTTGGGATCTTCTGTCACAAGAAATGATAGTCTTAAAACCCCCGAAATTTTCGACATAATCGGCCACTTCGCGAACCCGAACCCCGACGTAACATTACCCAAGACACCCATCGTGTGTAAACCGCAAGAATCAGCCATCGAACGAGCTCTCAAGATCGCCAAAATCAACCCTCAAAGAACA TTGTTCTTCGACGATAGCGTACGCAACATCCAGGCAGGAAAACGCGTCGGTCTTCACACCGTCCTC GTTGGTTCTTCTCAAAGACCTAAAGGTGCAGATTATGCATTAGAAAGCATCCATAACATCAAGCAAGCATTACCAGAACTATGGGAAACGGACATGAAATCTGAAGTCAACTACACAGGACAAGTTGCAGTAGAAACATCTGTGACGGCttag